A part of Capsicum annuum cultivar UCD-10X-F1 chromosome 6, UCD10Xv1.1, whole genome shotgun sequence genomic DNA contains:
- the LOC107855441 gene encoding protein CANDIDATE G-PROTEIN COUPLED RECEPTOR 2 has product MISSSILNSITEPSSPTEPGPVRTGTGTAGSDHFISRFTSSATDCHGFWHDAALVLPTALFVVYLGFHGRSNVKKLTQRRSYVMIGYYGFLWFAALLNLAWCFLQVWQCTPGKQVAWNLLSLFGTSAMLFLEISIVAFLLQENYASCLETLTHTFMVSGLFVGADLLLKVIFIFGFGVPLFLDGEIADRGKWGVWFINKLLLTAAYGYILFVHFSKWRDKLPPRPAFYNYVIVMFAITAVMLFACGLAGIRVGVGLWLYNLAVVCYHSLYLPFLYVTFLADFFKEEDWLLDCAYYSEMRDAGFFDADWE; this is encoded by the exons ATGATCtcatcttcaattttaaattcgATCACTGAACCTTCATCTCCAACCGAACCAGGACCGGTTCGAACCGGAACCGGAACAGCCGGTTCAGATCACTTCATATCCCGGTTTACCAGCTCAGCAACTGATTGCCATGGGTTCTGGCACGATGCGGCACTGGTGTTACCGACGGCCTTGTTCGTAGTGTACTTAGGGTTTCATGGTAGGAGTAATGTTAAGAAGCTCACTCAGCGTCGCTCGTATGTTATGATTGGATACTATGGATTTTTATGGTTTGCTGCTCTTCTAAATCTTGCTTGGTGCTTTCTTCAG GTATGGCAGTGCACCCCAGGGAAGCAGGTGGCTTGGAATCTCTTGTCATTGTTTGGAACGTCTGCGATGTTATTTCTGGAGATTAGCATAGTGGCATTCTTACTTCAGGAGAATTATGCAAGCTGTTTGGAAACTTTAACACATACTTTCATGGTTTCAGGCCTTTTTGTCGGTGCAGATTTATTGTTAAAG gtaatttttatatttggatttggtGTTCCACTTTTCCTTGACGGGGAAATAGCTGATAGGGGAAAGTGGGGTGTCTGGTTCATCAACAAGCTTCTTCTTACTGCAGCTTATGGCTACATATTATTTGTGCATTTCTCAAAGTGGAGAGATAAGTTGCCTC CACGGCCAGCCTTCTACAATTATGTCATCGTCATGTTTGCAATCACTGCTGTAATGTTATTTGCCTGTGGGCTTGCAGGCATTAGGGTTGGCGTTGGACTTTG GTTGTATAATTTGGCAGTAGTATGTTATCACTCCCTTTATCTTCCATTTCTTTATGTGACGTTCCTGGCTGATTTTTTCAAG GAGGAAGATTGGCTTCTGGACTGTGCTTACTACTCAGAGATGAGAGATGCAGGATTTTTTGATGCAGACTGGGAGTAA